A window from Enterocloster bolteae encodes these proteins:
- a CDS encoding HPr family phosphocarrier protein: protein MLTKQVDSRERVFRPIPISYLIQTANQFDCDIFVTSDKYTANVKQYDEVKNLRMTGFLTFYFKGSDELEAEDRIQKILWEDNEG from the coding sequence ATGTTAACGAAACAAGTTGACAGCAGGGAAAGAGTCTTTAGGCCAATCCCTATTTCTTATTTGATTCAGACGGCAAATCAATTTGACTGCGATATTTTTGTCACCAGCGATAAGTATACAGCAAATGTCAAGCAATACGACGAAGTAAAGAATCTTAGAATGACAGGTTTTCTGACTTTTTACTTTAAGGGAAGTGACGAGCTGGAGGCCGAGGACAGGATTCAGAAGATTCTGTGGGAGGATAATGAAGGATAA